The DNA region TATTGGGTGGCATTGGAAGCCTTTCGGGTTGTTACCAGTTCATCAGGATTGATGGTCATCACCGGACAGGGGGCTGACTTGACCACCTTGTTGGCAACACTGCCGAACATGACCCGCTCCAACCCCTTGTACCCGTGGGTGCCCATCACGATCAGATCAACGCCCGTCTCCTTGGCATGGCCGACGATCTGCTCGCCCACGTCACCGATCAGGACCGTGGTCGTCTTGACCCGGCGGGAGCCGAGGAACTCGGTCATCTTCTTTTCCGCCGCTGCCACCATTTCGCCCTCAAACTGGGCCATGGGCATATGGGGAACAAAGAACCCGGAGTAATCGTCAAA from Desulfobacterales bacterium includes:
- a CDS encoding universal stress protein translates to MDEIKRILVPVDFSENSDKILDSAVFIADKFGAELEVVFVVQSFDDYSGFFVPHMPMAQFEGEMVAAAEKKMTEFLGSRRVKTTTVLIGDVGEQIVGHAKETGVDLIVMGTHGYKGLERVMFGSVANKVVKSAPCPVMTINPDELVTTRKASNATQ